The sequence below is a genomic window from Euwallacea similis isolate ESF13 chromosome 1, ESF131.1, whole genome shotgun sequence.
GGGCAAATACAACTTCTTAATTCCTTCAATCCCTAAATAATacacaatatttaaaaacggtACTGGCATTTCCTCTGAAGCTCCTGGGATTTTGCTATCTAAATTACTGATGACAAAGTTTCTAAGAGGCGTTCTTAGACACAGTAAAGACAATACATAGCACATGTGTTTTACTATGTCTTCGCTCGCTGTGGTCTTCAACAGTCGATGCAATAGGGACCATACTAgcaaatttaactgttttgaATAAATGTGCATACTCGTTAAAGGACTGTTTTCCAGTACTTCAAGTAAATGCAAAGCGCGCATTGTTAGCCTGTCATATGTCACATCTTTTGTTAGCAGAAAATAGGCAAAGTGATAGAAGTTATTTGTTATAGGTCCTATTGCAGTGTTTGTGCTTATGTCTCTAAGAGCGATATGCCTGATTTCTTCACTGTCACTTATAATTGCCTCACACATGCCTTCAAAATAATCAGTAAAAGTTTCTCGGTATTCCTTGGTATCATCCTCAGAGTCATTGTCATTGGGAAGCCACCCTTTTTCCAACATTGGTTCTCCCTGTTGGGATATATTAATGTGTTTTTCAGCTATTTCAATAAGGTTAATCTCTTGGTCctgaatcaaataaaaattaaaaaagattatCCCAATAAACAACTACTGAAATAACTCACATCTAGATAATGCAGGGTAATTTCTTGCTTATCATTAAAGGGCACCCAGGTGGGTGAAGAAGGGGCCCCATACACTTTGTCAATGtttaaatctgaaaacgtTTCATCTACATCTTGAGAACTTATTGTTTCACGCCCTTGCAGTTTACTTTTAAGCAGGCAATcctattaatgaaaaatgaaatcagaGATTAAATATATCCCAAAAAGTGATtacaaaataatgtaaa
It includes:
- the LOC136408141 gene encoding uncharacterized protein isoform X3 — encoded protein: MMIPHEFQDYAGIGTDSTRIYAEQTSFDQVTNDSCHQLSEEACNLLTEEVNYKLRHVIHDCLLKSKLQGRETISSQDVDETFSDLNIDKVYGAPSSPTWVPFNDKQEITLHYLDDQEINLIEIAEKHINISQQGEPMLEKGWLPNDNDSEDDTKEYRETFTDYFEGMCEAIISDSEEIRHIALRDISTNTAIGPITNNFYHFAYFLLTKDVTYDRLTMRALHLLEVLENSPLTSMHIYSKQLNLLVWSLLHRLLKTTASEDIVKHMCYVLSLLCLRTPLRNFVISNLDSKIPGASEEMPVPFLNIVYYLGIEGIKKLYLPYLGYFLARVEHENNPGMTEVALAIYGILCRVNLNKAAIYKCHKNVFGYLIVPFFKSNSKKIDIPKKEIDIINMKKRLIKTRRKVDFRCRTPRSVVYRPEDIFETFKHTETTREPDKTLRIVEGGVSFKISRKKLESHREMSEATRPRRETKITIGKTSLLLSVLKVDSPGYCVDHTMLGCTL
- the LOC136408141 gene encoding uncharacterized protein isoform X5 produces the protein MMIPHDYAGIGTDSTRIYAEQTSFDQVTNDSCHQLSEEACNLLTEEVNYKLRHVIHDCLLKSKLQGRETISSQDVDETFSDLNIDKVYGAPSSPTWVPFNDKQEITLHYLDDQEINLIEIAEKHINISQQGEPMLEKGWLPNDNDSEDDTKEYRETFTDYFEGMCEAIISDSEEIRHIALRDISTNTAIGPITNNFYHFAYFLLTKDVTYDRLTMRALHLLEVLENSPLTSMHIYSKQLNLLVWSLLHRLLKTTASEDIVKHMCYVLSLLCLRTPLRNFVISNLDSKIPGASEEMPVPFLNIVYYLGIEGIKKLYLPYLGYFLARVEHENNPGMTEVALAIYGILCRVNLNKAAIYKCHKNVFGYLIVPFFKSNSKKIDIPKKEIDIINMKKRLIKTRRKVDFRCRTPRSVVYRPEDIFETFKHTETTREPDKTLRIVEGGVSFKISRKKLESHREMSEATRPRRETKITIGKTSLLLSVLKVDSPGYCVDHTMLGCTL
- the LOC136408141 gene encoding uncharacterized protein isoform X6 yields the protein MNPDYAGIGTDSTRIYAEQTSFDQVTNDSCHQLSEEACNLLTEEVNYKLRHVIHDCLLKSKLQGRETISSQDVDETFSDLNIDKVYGAPSSPTWVPFNDKQEITLHYLDDQEINLIEIAEKHINISQQGEPMLEKGWLPNDNDSEDDTKEYRETFTDYFEGMCEAIISDSEEIRHIALRDISTNTAIGPITNNFYHFAYFLLTKDVTYDRLTMRALHLLEVLENSPLTSMHIYSKQLNLLVWSLLHRLLKTTASEDIVKHMCYVLSLLCLRTPLRNFVISNLDSKIPGASEEMPVPFLNIVYYLGIEGIKKLYLPYLGYFLARVEHENNPGMTEVALAIYGILCRVNLNKAAIYKCHKNVFGYLIVPFFKSNSKKIDIPKKEIDIINMKKRLIKTRRKVDFRCRTPRSVVYRPEDIFETFKHTETTREPDKTLRIVEGGVSFKISRKKLESHREMSEATRPRRETKITIGKTSLLLSVLKVDSPGYCVDHTMLGCTL
- the LOC136408141 gene encoding uncharacterized protein isoform X4, producing the protein MNPEFQDYAGIGTDSTRIYAEQTSFDQVTNDSCHQLSEEACNLLTEEVNYKLRHVIHDCLLKSKLQGRETISSQDVDETFSDLNIDKVYGAPSSPTWVPFNDKQEITLHYLDDQEINLIEIAEKHINISQQGEPMLEKGWLPNDNDSEDDTKEYRETFTDYFEGMCEAIISDSEEIRHIALRDISTNTAIGPITNNFYHFAYFLLTKDVTYDRLTMRALHLLEVLENSPLTSMHIYSKQLNLLVWSLLHRLLKTTASEDIVKHMCYVLSLLCLRTPLRNFVISNLDSKIPGASEEMPVPFLNIVYYLGIEGIKKLYLPYLGYFLARVEHENNPGMTEVALAIYGILCRVNLNKAAIYKCHKNVFGYLIVPFFKSNSKKIDIPKKEIDIINMKKRLIKTRRKVDFRCRTPRSVVYRPEDIFETFKHTETTREPDKTLRIVEGGVSFKISRKKLESHREMSEATRPRRETKITIGKTSLLLSVLKVDSPGYCVDHTMLGCTL